A single region of the Saprospiraceae bacterium genome encodes:
- a CDS encoding S8 family serine peptidase, with the protein MKNLFIPIFLLMLMVQSSFSQEPGEPTRADIITEDSPFMKELEKQVSKEKAPQGEEVPVAKSQSSGPKRIPNSYIVLVNDAYIAPFANTKAKFSNRESQIAEAKKHEAAAQKAIRKYATETLGLSNDEIGEIYTGVTSGFSVKLKGQKSSASWLTKTKSQTNVLDVIQDEEMELAEHHVESVVDTYHPAVWGQYADYSNTLVGGCDCTGHNKWAWIIDTGIDLNHPDLNVKTDYGKSFINGESPEDYRGHGTHVAGIIAAKNNSFGAKGIAAGAWVVPLKVFPKVGGADYSKVVAALDWVYTYGHVGDIVNISLGSKISPSAPETAVEKAIKKLAEKGIYVIIAAGNDKIHASGFHPARVNGFRISTIAATAKINIPWSIGTHFAAWYSNYGKDPVDYAAPGTSIYSTYKSGGYAFLTGTSMAAPNFAGAKLCGMKEKKGYKYIKVYPSNYNLYIVRPN; encoded by the coding sequence ATGAAAAATCTATTTATCCCCATTTTTCTTTTGATGCTCATGGTTCAATCCTCTTTTTCCCAAGAGCCTGGTGAGCCAACAAGAGCAGACATTATTACCGAAGATAGCCCTTTTATGAAGGAATTGGAAAAGCAAGTCAGCAAGGAGAAGGCTCCTCAGGGCGAAGAAGTGCCGGTTGCAAAAAGCCAGTCTTCCGGACCAAAGCGGATACCCAACAGCTACATCGTTCTGGTAAATGATGCTTATATCGCTCCTTTTGCCAACACCAAAGCAAAATTTTCTAATCGGGAAAGTCAGATAGCGGAAGCCAAAAAACACGAAGCAGCGGCCCAAAAGGCCATTCGGAAATATGCTACAGAAACGCTTGGATTAAGCAATGATGAAATCGGGGAAATCTATACCGGGGTAACGAGCGGTTTTTCCGTCAAATTAAAAGGCCAAAAATCGTCAGCCAGCTGGTTGACCAAAACTAAAAGCCAAACAAATGTGCTGGATGTCATTCAGGATGAAGAAATGGAGCTTGCTGAACACCATGTGGAATCGGTGGTAGACACTTATCATCCAGCCGTCTGGGGTCAATATGCGGATTACAGTAATACCTTAGTTGGGGGCTGTGATTGTACAGGTCATAATAAATGGGCCTGGATTATTGATACCGGCATTGATCTCAATCATCCAGACTTAAATGTGAAAACCGACTATGGCAAATCTTTTATTAATGGTGAATCCCCCGAAGACTATCGTGGTCATGGCACTCATGTAGCAGGCATCATTGCGGCCAAAAACAATAGTTTTGGCGCTAAAGGAATTGCCGCCGGTGCCTGGGTGGTGCCGCTGAAAGTGTTTCCGAAAGTTGGTGGTGCTGATTATTCAAAAGTTGTTGCAGCCCTAGACTGGGTTTATACGTATGGCCATGTAGGTGATATCGTCAATATAAGTTTGGGGAGCAAGATCAGCCCAAGTGCCCCGGAAACAGCTGTTGAAAAAGCCATAAAAAAGCTGGCTGAAAAAGGGATTTATGTGATCATTGCAGCCGGAAATGATAAAATACATGCCAGCGGCTTTCACCCTGCCAGAGTAAATGGATTTAGGATAAGTACGATCGCTGCTACCGCTAAAATCAATATACCTTGGTCCATTGGCACTCATTTTGCAGCCTGGTATTCCAATTATGGTAAGGATCCGGTCGACTATGCTGCTCCCGGCACAAGCATTTATTCTACTTATAAATCTGGTGGTTACGCTTTTCTGACAGGGACTTCTATGGCGGCACCTAATTTTGCTGGAGCAAAACTATGTGGAATGAAAGAAAAAAAGGGATATAAATACATCAAAGTATATCCTTCTAATTACAACTTATATATCGTCAGGCCCAATTAA
- a CDS encoding DUF6444 domain-containing protein, producing the protein MLTKEIQYLFNLIAADYQVVVRPIFLFYAGKIEQLEAQIKELKDQISKNSRNSSKPPSSDEFDKPSPKSQRKKTGRKVGGQRGHEGTNLKMTESPDEKELHKVEVCACCPKAFGDKKLIP; encoded by the coding sequence ATGCTTACAAAAGAGATACAATATCTGTTTAATCTGATAGCGGCGGACTACCAAGTGGTGGTCCGCCCCATCTTCCTGTTCTATGCAGGGAAGATCGAACAATTGGAAGCACAGATCAAAGAATTAAAGGATCAAATCTCAAAGAACAGCAGGAATAGTAGCAAGCCACCTTCCTCGGATGAATTTGACAAGCCTTCCCCCAAAAGCCAACGCAAGAAGACTGGCCGCAAAGTGGGTGGACAAAGGGGCCACGAGGGGACTAACCTAAAGATGACAGAGTCCCCGGACGAGAAAGAGCTCCACAAAGTGGAGGTTTGCGCCTGTTGCCCAAAAGCCTTCGGCGACAAAAAGCTGATTCCATAG
- a CDS encoding ATP-binding protein, whose translation MATPVKITLILKEVSATCQSVVFPLLLCILLIFRAQAQQQYFENPVVLKDAQVGEVADAVIDNAGFLWIGGPGGLKRYDGLQYKHFKHEPADSFSILSDRIDDLYFDEEQNQLWVATWQADKFGISIIDAATEQIKNVQFDPDGSAGLAGRDLNWIWKDRFGSYWISVWSKGLIKYLPEQDSFITIQYQTLAREAGLDLSGVNNWVCYSFDVLNDSFLWIGTNRGVLKLNVETHQIIRYPFIEGTSFGIRCLLHHSDNRIYVGTWHDGVYRFDPETERFTKVEMEDFYYSNDSYKSGILGLVAKSSSQLWVSTKAGIMEYDLVTNKIIPIKTNDYDKESYYGVYHVDPKNRALFWEFNDVYLFDPLRQQNRIYSRDKKFIKETKGFIVRRVIEEETAGKLWIAAQYSEGLYRLDLITEEWEVFLPPKSHSERFTEAQIWDILKTKGGDILVLLLDGVFKVSEKEKKLVPWEIQPKLEETGFRRLMEDTKGNIWVGSSSEGLFKIDPKTKTTRQFKGYFEDSDAPKFGVIKDLKEDRNGNIWICAHGYHVYDINKDSIYSFPHFLPDKKTYYQLYSLGIDGEGNVWIGSKDKGIGITDADHPEKGIVSYLDKGNGLKTNGAYRLLLDQKNNVWNLDGGLTKINPDRSATQYFSSNYYASTELWSMAQLANGNIVLGDRFGISIFDPDSLRVNEALAQPYILSFKVFDEERKLTLSPDQSTEIYLKPTENFFSMEFSALNPVFFGSTQFQYQLEGLDPYWVNSKDRRYVAYTNVAGGTYTFKLKAQNNEGVWNEKPFTLQIHVAILWYKRWWAYASYALLLLGSLYYWNRFRLNRRLEKAEAIRLQELDTFKTRFYANITHEFRTPLTVIEGMANELENNPDKTAKKNLSLIKKNSKNLLALINQMLDLSKLQAGKVHADWQQDDVILFIKYLVETHESFADLNKVSLQFYSEETELWTDFDAKKLEQIITNLISNAVKFTPEYGKVLVVAKKISKDGLPQLEIVVKDNGIGIASEQLPYIFDRFHQANPIHANQGTGIGLALVKELVTLMEGTIKVDSELNLGTTVVLQFPIQNRAPKRKTKVNHHFTNLNKTDQAPDLEDAISNHELPLLLIIEDNEDVTYYLKTCLEGQYQLLTSHNGKEGMEKAFESLPDIIISDVMMPEMDGFEVCKRLKEDERTNHIPIILLTAKATTEDKLEGLTQGADAYLIKPFEKEELLVRLNKLLEIRQKLQQKYSLGLISSQKAPDLRPTQADVFIQKVEQIVLANLDDDLFGIDNLTTELFLSRSQVHRKIKALTGMSTAIYIRHIRLQKAKELLLSTPLNVSEIAYQTGFKTPVYFSQVFKQAFGKAPSEVRK comes from the coding sequence ATGGCCACACCTGTGAAAATAACCTTGATTCTAAAAGAAGTAAGTGCTACCTGCCAGTCCGTTGTCTTCCCTCTCCTGCTTTGTATATTGCTGATCTTCCGTGCACAAGCCCAGCAGCAATACTTCGAAAATCCGGTTGTTCTAAAAGATGCTCAGGTTGGAGAAGTGGCCGATGCCGTCATTGACAATGCTGGTTTTTTGTGGATAGGCGGCCCCGGCGGTTTAAAAAGATACGACGGTCTTCAGTATAAACATTTTAAGCATGAGCCTGCGGATAGCTTCTCCATACTATCCGATCGAATCGACGATCTTTACTTTGATGAGGAGCAAAATCAGCTATGGGTAGCCACCTGGCAGGCCGACAAATTCGGTATTAGCATAATTGATGCAGCCACAGAACAAATTAAAAACGTTCAATTTGATCCGGACGGATCAGCCGGTTTGGCGGGAAGAGATCTGAACTGGATATGGAAGGATCGGTTTGGAAGCTATTGGATTTCGGTTTGGTCGAAAGGACTGATAAAATATTTGCCGGAGCAAGACTCCTTTATTACCATTCAATACCAGACACTTGCCAGAGAAGCAGGTCTGGATTTAAGTGGCGTTAATAACTGGGTGTGTTATTCATTTGATGTGCTCAATGATTCTTTCTTGTGGATCGGTACCAACAGAGGTGTATTAAAGTTGAATGTCGAGACGCATCAAATCATCAGATACCCATTTATTGAGGGAACAAGTTTTGGCATCAGGTGCCTTTTGCACCATTCCGATAACCGGATTTATGTAGGCACCTGGCACGACGGGGTATATCGATTTGATCCCGAAACGGAGCGATTCACTAAAGTTGAGATGGAAGATTTTTACTATTCCAACGACTCTTATAAATCGGGAATTCTTGGCCTTGTTGCTAAATCCTCAAGTCAGCTATGGGTGAGCACGAAAGCAGGGATAATGGAATACGATCTTGTGACAAATAAAATCATTCCTATTAAAACCAATGATTACGATAAAGAAAGCTATTATGGTGTTTACCATGTTGATCCAAAAAACAGAGCGCTGTTTTGGGAATTTAATGATGTGTATCTGTTTGACCCTTTACGACAACAGAACAGAATTTATTCCAGGGACAAAAAATTTATAAAGGAAACGAAAGGTTTTATTGTCCGCCGGGTGATAGAAGAAGAAACTGCCGGAAAATTATGGATTGCCGCCCAGTATTCCGAAGGCCTTTATCGACTGGACCTTATCACGGAAGAGTGGGAAGTCTTTCTCCCGCCAAAATCCCATTCCGAAAGATTTACGGAAGCTCAAATCTGGGATATTTTAAAAACAAAAGGAGGAGACATATTGGTGCTTTTATTAGATGGGGTTTTTAAAGTATCAGAAAAAGAAAAAAAACTAGTTCCCTGGGAAATACAACCCAAATTGGAAGAGACGGGGTTTCGCCGTCTCATGGAAGACACAAAAGGCAATATCTGGGTTGGAAGTTCCTCTGAAGGATTGTTTAAGATTGATCCTAAAACCAAAACAACCCGTCAATTCAAAGGATATTTCGAGGATTCTGATGCACCGAAATTTGGGGTTATCAAGGACTTGAAAGAGGATCGAAACGGCAACATCTGGATTTGCGCGCATGGTTATCATGTATACGATATCAACAAAGATTCTATCTACTCCTTTCCCCATTTCCTTCCCGATAAAAAAACCTATTACCAACTTTATAGCCTGGGAATTGACGGAGAAGGGAACGTCTGGATCGGCTCCAAAGATAAAGGCATAGGCATAACGGACGCCGATCATCCTGAAAAAGGCATCGTAAGCTATCTGGATAAGGGTAATGGTTTAAAAACAAACGGGGCCTACAGGCTGCTTTTGGATCAAAAGAATAATGTTTGGAACTTAGATGGCGGATTAACAAAAATAAACCCGGATCGCAGTGCTACCCAATATTTCAGTTCAAATTACTATGCGTCTACTGAACTGTGGTCAATGGCTCAGTTGGCAAATGGGAATATTGTGCTAGGAGACAGGTTTGGCATCAGCATTTTTGATCCCGACAGTTTGCGCGTCAATGAAGCATTAGCACAACCCTATATATTGTCGTTTAAGGTTTTTGACGAAGAGCGGAAATTGACTCTTTCTCCTGATCAGTCGACTGAAATTTACTTAAAACCAACGGAGAATTTCTTTTCCATGGAATTTTCTGCGCTTAACCCAGTCTTCTTTGGCAGTACTCAGTTTCAATATCAGTTGGAAGGACTTGATCCTTATTGGGTGAATTCGAAAGATCGCAGATATGTGGCTTACACCAATGTAGCTGGTGGCACCTATACGTTTAAATTGAAAGCACAAAATAATGAAGGGGTATGGAATGAAAAGCCTTTTACCCTTCAAATTCACGTTGCTATTCTCTGGTATAAGCGTTGGTGGGCCTACGCTTCTTATGCCTTGCTTCTGCTTGGCTCGCTGTATTACTGGAATCGCTTTCGCTTAAATCGCCGGTTGGAAAAAGCAGAAGCCATTCGATTACAGGAACTGGATACCTTCAAAACCCGTTTTTACGCCAATATTACGCATGAATTCAGGACGCCGCTTACCGTCATAGAAGGTATGGCCAATGAGTTGGAAAACAATCCTGATAAGACTGCTAAAAAGAACCTGTCGCTCATCAAGAAAAACAGCAAAAATCTATTGGCCCTGATTAATCAAATGTTGGATCTGTCCAAATTACAAGCAGGAAAAGTACATGCAGATTGGCAACAAGATGATGTCATCCTCTTTATAAAATACCTGGTGGAAACCCACGAGTCTTTTGCCGATTTGAACAAGGTGAGCTTACAGTTTTATTCAGAAGAGACCGAATTATGGACCGACTTTGATGCCAAAAAACTGGAACAAATCATCACTAACTTAATTTCAAACGCTGTCAAATTTACGCCTGAATATGGCAAGGTGCTGGTTGTCGCCAAAAAAATAAGCAAGGATGGGCTACCTCAATTGGAAATCGTGGTGAAAGATAATGGGATCGGCATTGCTTCCGAGCAACTGCCCTACATTTTTGATCGCTTCCACCAGGCTAATCCAATACATGCCAATCAAGGTACGGGCATTGGCCTGGCCCTGGTAAAGGAGTTGGTCACGCTTATGGAAGGCACCATCAAAGTGGACAGCGAATTGAATCTGGGAACCACCGTGGTACTCCAATTTCCAATTCAAAATAGGGCACCTAAAAGGAAAACAAAGGTTAACCATCATTTTACTAACCTGAATAAAACCGATCAAGCGCCTGATTTGGAAGACGCCATTTCCAATCATGAACTTCCCCTTTTATTAATCATCGAAGACAATGAAGATGTCACCTATTATCTCAAAACTTGCCTCGAAGGTCAATACCAATTGCTAACTTCCCACAATGGGAAAGAAGGAATGGAAAAGGCCTTTGAATCCTTGCCCGACATCATCATCAGCGACGTCATGATGCCAGAGATGGATGGTTTTGAAGTTTGTAAACGATTAAAAGAAGATGAACGAACCAATCACATTCCTATTATATTACTCACAGCAAAAGCAACTACGGAAGATAAGTTGGAAGGCCTAACCCAAGGTGCTGATGCCTACCTGATCAAGCCTTTTGAAAAAGAAGAGTTATTGGTCCGCCTAAACAAACTGCTGGAGATCCGACAAAAGCTACAACAAAAATACAGCTTGGGCTTAATCAGCAGTCAAAAGGCACCAGACCTGCGACCAACTCAAGCAGATGTTTTCATCCAAAAAGTCGAGCAAATTGTATTGGCAAATTTGGATGATGATCTTTTTGGCATCGACAATCTGACTACTGAACTATTTTTAAGTCGCTCCCAGGTGCACCGAAAAATAAAAGCACTCACAGGAATGTCAACAGCTATTTACATCCGCCATATCCGTTTGCAAAAAGCCAAAGAATTGCTCCTTTCCACTCCTCTCAATGTATCTGAAATCGCTTATCAAACCGGATTTAAGACCCCTGTCTATTTTTCTCAGGTTTTTAAGCAAGCTTTTGGAAAAGCCCCCAGCGAGGTGCGAAAATAA